One segment of Thermoanaerobacter kivui DNA contains the following:
- the nikB gene encoding nickel ABC transporter permease, producing MWRYLIKRLLYLIPVMFGVSIITFGLINLVPGDPAELILRSGGVEPTKEAIEALREELGLNDPLYVQYGRWLWRVLHGDLGKSFRTGQPVAEEIFSRFPATLELTCAAMVFMVCLAPLAGILSALYRHTFIDHLSRLGALLGTSLPGFWLGLLLIYLFAVKLGLLPVMGRGGPEHLVLPAVTLGFGLAAVYARILRASMLEVLGQDYIRVARAKGLKEKWVIGRHALKNALLPAVTLLGMSFGHLLGGAVIVETIFAWPGVGKFAVDSIFNRDYPVIQGYALFMAVVFVLINLLVDLSYVFLDPRIRLERGI from the coding sequence ATGTGGCGGTATTTGATAAAGCGTTTACTTTATTTAATTCCAGTGATGTTTGGAGTATCCATAATTACTTTCGGATTAATTAATCTTGTGCCCGGTGACCCGGCGGAGCTCATCTTGCGCTCCGGTGGAGTAGAGCCGACTAAAGAAGCAATAGAGGCCCTGCGGGAAGAACTCGGCTTAAACGACCCACTTTACGTCCAGTATGGGCGCTGGCTATGGCGGGTGCTGCACGGAGATTTAGGGAAGTCTTTTCGCACCGGACAGCCGGTGGCCGAGGAGATTTTCTCCCGCTTTCCGGCTACCTTGGAACTCACCTGCGCGGCCATGGTCTTCATGGTATGTCTTGCTCCGCTGGCGGGGATCCTCTCTGCCCTTTACCGACATACTTTCATCGACCACTTAAGCCGCCTCGGGGCTCTTCTGGGCACTTCGCTTCCCGGCTTCTGGTTGGGGCTCCTACTCATCTACTTATTCGCGGTGAAACTTGGACTATTACCGGTAATGGGCCGGGGCGGGCCGGAGCACCTGGTGCTACCGGCGGTAACCTTAGGGTTTGGCCTGGCTGCCGTCTACGCTCGAATCTTACGTGCCAGCATGCTGGAGGTACTAGGACAAGATTACATCAGGGTGGCCCGGGCTAAAGGGTTAAAGGAAAAGTGGGTAATCGGGCGCCACGCCTTGAAGAATGCCCTTTTGCCCGCAGTGACGTTACTGGGCATGAGCTTCGGGCACCTTTTGGGGGGAGCGGTAATTGTGGAAACCATCTTTGCTTGGCCGGGCGTGGGGAAGTTTGCTGTTGATTCCATCTTCAACCGGGACTACCCGGTGATCCAGGGGTACGCCCTTTTCATGGCCGTGGTGTTCGTGCTGATAAACTTGCTGGTGGACCTATCCTATGTTTTCCTCGACCCGCGCATCCGCTTAGAAAGGGGGATATAG
- the nikC gene encoding nickel ABC transporter permease subunit NikC, whose translation MSISKNSGVEVAGYPATAESAGHARTVSRGGSAAVLERLLQDRLALLGLVIILVVVAVAIFAPYIAPNDPVKVDLQHRLAPPSAQYPLGTDHLGRCLLSRLIYGARVSLSTAVLALSAILLIGLPVGILAGYCGGWVDNLFMRLVDIMLAFPGLILALVIAGMLGPGLLNVMLALALVWWVGYARVVRGMVLSVKEKEFILAARACGTSECGIIIRHILPNIISPVIVLTTLDMGKLILAISGLSFLGLGAQPPTPEWGAMLNDGRPYMQVAPQLMIYPGLCIMTVVLAFNLLGDGLRDVLDSRITTGVKEV comes from the coding sequence ATGAGTATCTCCAAAAATTCCGGTGTTGAGGTTGCCGGTTATCCCGCTACTGCGGAGTCAGCGGGCCACGCGAGGACGGTCTCGCGCGGTGGCTCGGCCGCCGTATTGGAAAGACTCCTGCAGGACAGGCTGGCTCTTTTGGGACTTGTTATCATCCTGGTTGTGGTGGCTGTAGCGATCTTTGCGCCCTATATTGCTCCCAATGATCCTGTTAAGGTAGATCTACAGCACCGTTTGGCTCCACCCAGTGCCCAGTACCCCTTGGGTACCGACCATCTGGGGCGTTGTCTTTTGTCCCGGCTGATTTACGGTGCGCGGGTTTCCCTGAGTACGGCGGTTCTAGCCCTTTCGGCTATCCTGCTCATTGGTCTTCCTGTGGGTATACTGGCGGGTTATTGCGGCGGCTGGGTGGACAACCTTTTCATGCGGCTAGTTGATATAATGCTGGCCTTTCCGGGACTTATCCTGGCACTGGTTATTGCTGGGATGCTGGGGCCGGGGCTTTTAAACGTGATGCTAGCGTTAGCTTTGGTCTGGTGGGTAGGGTACGCGCGGGTAGTCCGGGGGATGGTCCTTTCGGTAAAAGAAAAGGAGTTTATCTTAGCGGCTCGGGCCTGCGGCACCTCAGAATGTGGCATTATCATCCGGCACATCCTACCCAACATTATTTCTCCTGTGATCGTCCTAACTACACTGGATATGGGCAAGCTCATCCTGGCCATTTCCGGGCTTTCCTTTCTGGGTCTTGGTGCCCAACCGCCCACGCCGGAATGGGGGGCCATGCTGAACGATGGCCGACCTTACATGCAGGTGGCGCCGCAACTCATGATTTACCCGGGTCTTTGTATTATGACGGTGGTGCTGGCCTTCAACCTGCTGGGCGATGGGCTCAGGGACGTTCTTGACTCGCGCATCACTACTGGCGTTAAGGAGGTATAG
- a CDS encoding ABC transporter ATP-binding protein codes for MSTISVLKVKNLSTYFYTQRGTVRSVNGISFTVAAGRTLCLVGESGCGKSVTALSLLRLIEPPGKIVSGEVWLDGRNLLELPLLELRRVRGKEISLVFQDPLTSLNPVLTIGTQLAETIVSHEEISWAEARRRAVELLLRLGLPDPERLMRLYPFQLSGGMRQRVMMAMALSMRPKVLIADEPTTALDVTVQAQILAELKRLQEELGMAVVLITHDLGVVAAVADEVAVMYAGSIVERGPVAEVFDRPAHPYTRALLRSVPRLDRDELVPVEGQPPSLLNLPAHCPFLPRCPQAGAACWGEKPKLREIGPGHAAACHRLFNHAS; via the coding sequence ATGTCAACGATTTCCGTTCTGAAAGTAAAGAACCTTTCTACATACTTTTATACACAGCGAGGAACCGTCCGGTCAGTTAACGGGATAAGCTTCACGGTGGCGGCCGGGAGAACCTTGTGTTTGGTGGGGGAGAGTGGCTGCGGCAAGAGCGTCACTGCTCTCTCGCTTCTACGCTTGATCGAGCCGCCGGGAAAGATTGTCTCCGGAGAGGTTTGGCTTGACGGACGCAACCTGCTCGAACTCCCTCTTCTGGAGCTACGGCGGGTGCGGGGCAAGGAAATATCGCTTGTTTTCCAGGATCCGCTGACTTCCCTGAACCCGGTTTTAACCATCGGTACGCAGCTTGCGGAAACCATTGTCTCTCATGAAGAGATATCCTGGGCTGAAGCGCGGCGGCGGGCGGTGGAGCTTCTTTTGCGCCTGGGCCTGCCCGACCCGGAAAGGCTCATGCGCCTGTACCCTTTTCAGCTTTCCGGGGGCATGCGCCAGCGGGTGATGATGGCCATGGCGCTCTCGATGCGCCCGAAGGTTTTGATTGCCGATGAGCCCACCACCGCCCTGGACGTTACCGTCCAGGCCCAGATTCTGGCGGAGCTGAAGCGGCTGCAGGAAGAGCTGGGGATGGCCGTCGTCCTCATCACCCACGACCTGGGGGTGGTGGCGGCCGTGGCCGACGAAGTGGCGGTGATGTACGCCGGATCGATCGTGGAGCGCGGCCCGGTGGCAGAAGTGTTTGACCGTCCCGCCCACCCCTACACCCGGGCTTTGCTCCGCTCCGTGCCGCGCCTGGATAGAGATGAACTGGTGCCTGTTGAGGGGCAGCCGCCGTCGCTTCTAAATCTCCCGGCCCATTGCCCCTTTCTCCCCCGCTGCCCGCAGGCGGGCGCGGCGTGCTGGGGGGAGAAGCCGAAACTGCGAGAGATCGGGCCGGGCCATGCAGCGGCTTGCCACCGTTTGTTTAACCATGCCAGCTGA
- a CDS encoding ABC transporter ATP-binding protein, with translation MRVSLLEVRDLIKHYPGKGGILAVRREKVRAVDGVSFSIARGETLGLVGESGCGKSTLGRLVVRLEEPTAGKILFAGEDITGWKGRKLREMRRRFQIIFQDSSSSLNPRRTVGATIEEPLANFGVAKEERRERVAELLTLVGLEPRDASKYPHEFSGGQRQRINIARALALQPELVVCDEPVSSLDVSIRAQVLNLLRELKKRLGLSYLFISHDLAAVNYLADRVAVMYLGKIVEILPAEGLVSQARHPYTRALLQAVPEPDPRQKISQKPVVRGEPPDPANPPAGCRFHPRCPEAREACRQEEPVLKEVGDGHWVRCHLS, from the coding sequence ATGCGGGTGAGCCTCCTGGAGGTAAGGGATCTGATTAAGCACTACCCGGGAAAAGGAGGGATTCTGGCAGTCCGCCGGGAAAAGGTACGCGCTGTTGATGGGGTTTCTTTTTCCATCGCCCGGGGAGAAACCTTGGGTCTCGTGGGGGAAAGCGGCTGCGGCAAGAGCACCCTGGGGCGGCTTGTGGTGCGGCTGGAAGAACCCACGGCTGGAAAAATTCTTTTTGCCGGCGAGGATATCACCGGCTGGAAGGGGAGAAAGCTGCGGGAGATGCGCCGCCGCTTCCAAATCATCTTCCAGGACTCTTCTTCCTCCCTCAACCCGCGCCGTACGGTGGGAGCGACCATAGAGGAACCTCTGGCCAACTTCGGCGTGGCAAAAGAGGAGCGGCGGGAGCGGGTGGCCGAACTATTAACGCTTGTCGGCCTGGAACCTAGGGATGCGTCGAAATACCCGCACGAATTCAGCGGGGGTCAGCGCCAGCGCATCAATATTGCTCGGGCCCTGGCCTTGCAGCCGGAACTGGTGGTCTGCGACGAGCCCGTTTCCAGCCTGGACGTTTCCATCCGGGCGCAAGTATTAAACCTTTTGCGGGAGCTAAAAAAGCGGCTGGGCTTATCCTACCTCTTCATCTCCCACGACCTGGCGGCAGTGAACTACCTGGCCGACCGGGTGGCGGTAATGTACCTGGGCAAGATCGTGGAGATCCTGCCGGCAGAAGGCCTTGTCTCACAGGCCCGCCACCCCTACACCCGGGCGCTCCTGCAGGCGGTACCGGAACCCGACCCGCGGCAGAAGATCAGCCAGAAACCAGTGGTGCGGGGCGAGCCGCCCGACCCAGCCAATCCTCCTGCAGGCTGCCGCTTTCATCCCCGCTGCCCTGAAGCCCGCGAAGCTTGCCGGCAGGAGGAGCCCGTCTTGAAGGAGGTGGGGGATGGGCATTGGGTGAGGTGCCATTTGAGCTAG